From a single Lolium rigidum isolate FL_2022 chromosome 7, APGP_CSIRO_Lrig_0.1, whole genome shotgun sequence genomic region:
- the LOC124678517 gene encoding SPX domain-containing protein 6-like — translation MKHGKWHKRQVDQSLPAWKVEFLRYKELKPIVSAVSGRPPSPAEFVALLDAEIEKINAFFIEQEEFFIIRHKELQVAIRDALARKAAVPESAHEAEIAAIRREIVNFHGEMVLLLNYSSVNYIGLAKILKKYDKRTGAVLRLAVIETVLAQPFFTAEAVTLMVRECEAMMEAVFPTAPGEGQAAARRDREALAAAEQRIFRNTVAALLAMEDVRSGSSTRGRHSLPPLTLPDSEWLRSF, via the exons ATGAAGCATGGAAAGTGGCACAAGAGGCAGGTCGACCAGAGCCTGCCGGCATGGAAGGTCGAGTTCCTGCGCTACAAGGAGCTGAAGCCCATCGTAAGCGCCGTCTCCGGCCGCCCGCCCTCTCCGGCCGAGTTCGTGGCCCTCCTCGACGCCGAGATCGAAAAGATCAACGCCTTCTTCATCGAGCAGGAGGAGTTCTTCATTATCCGCCACAAG GAGCTGCAGGTGGCGATCAGGGACGCGCTGGCGAGGAAGGCGGCGGTGCCGGAGAGCGCGCACGAGGCGGAGATCGCGGCGATCCGGAGGGAGATCGTCAACTTCCACGGCGAGATGGTGCTGCTGCTCAACTACAGCAGCGTCAACTACATCGGTCTGGCCAAGATCCTCAAGAAGTACGACAAGCGCACGGGCGCCGTGCTCCGGCTCGCCGTGATCGAGACCGTGCTGgcgcagcccttcttcacggcgGAGGCGGTGACGCTGATGGTGAGGGAGTGCGAGGCCATGATGGAGGCGGTCTTCCCCACGGCGCCCGGCGAGggccaggcggcggcgcggcgggaccGCGAGGCGCTGGCCGCCGCGGAGCAGAGGATCTTCCGCAACACCGTGGCCGCGCTGCTGGCGATGGAGGACGTGCGCAGCGGGAGCTCCACGCGCGGCCGCCACTCGCTGCCGCCGCTCACCCTGCCGGACTCCGAATGGCTCCGCTCCTTCTAG